The Streptomyces sp. NBC_01275 genome has a segment encoding these proteins:
- a CDS encoding acyl-CoA dehydrogenase family protein, which yields MTAPHPLVTRARRLADDLLAPHAEQVEQTEVPVGHLTEIRRSGLLGLNAPEEYGGAAAPGAVVRETAEILAGACCSTWFVQTQHHTPVLTLAKSEGPVRERLLGKLASGELLSGVAYAHLRAYPHAPVRVTRERGGRRFDGKVPWYTGWGLNDVMLLAGVTDAGEALFAFTQAREQPGLRASAPMRLAALTAARTVSLELDGLWLPEEAVALRTPHERWTATDRTRTVNANPAVFGIAEAALALLDEETAAPLRARLTSVRREAYALADHPAPHEHHAKRLALRTQAYGIMQAATTAAVVAGGGRSMLLTNRAQRLAREALFLMVQGQTAESRTAHLDALAPQPANGT from the coding sequence ATGACCGCACCGCACCCCCTCGTCACCCGCGCCCGCCGACTCGCGGACGACCTGCTCGCCCCGCACGCCGAACAGGTCGAGCAGACCGAGGTGCCCGTCGGCCATCTCACCGAGATCAGACGCTCGGGCCTGCTCGGCCTGAACGCGCCCGAGGAGTACGGCGGTGCCGCGGCGCCCGGCGCGGTGGTGCGGGAGACGGCGGAGATCCTGGCCGGGGCGTGCTGCTCGACCTGGTTCGTGCAGACGCAGCACCACACGCCGGTGCTGACGCTGGCGAAGAGCGAGGGGCCGGTGCGGGAGCGTCTGCTGGGGAAGCTGGCGAGCGGGGAACTGCTGTCGGGGGTGGCGTACGCCCACCTTCGGGCGTATCCGCACGCGCCCGTCCGGGTCACCCGGGAGCGGGGCGGCCGGCGGTTCGACGGGAAGGTGCCCTGGTACACGGGGTGGGGCCTGAACGACGTGATGCTGCTCGCCGGGGTGACCGACGCGGGCGAGGCCCTGTTCGCGTTCACGCAGGCGCGGGAGCAGCCGGGCCTGCGGGCGTCGGCCCCGATGCGGCTGGCGGCTCTGACCGCGGCCCGCACGGTGTCGCTGGAGCTGGACGGCCTGTGGCTCCCGGAGGAGGCGGTGGCGCTGCGCACCCCGCACGAGCGGTGGACGGCGACGGACCGCACCAGGACGGTGAACGCCAACCCGGCGGTCTTCGGCATCGCGGAGGCGGCGCTGGCCCTGCTGGACGAGGAGACGGCGGCCCCGTTGCGTGCCCGTCTCACCTCGGTGCGCCGCGAGGCCTACGCCCTGGCCGACCACCCGGCCCCGCACGAGCACCACGCAAAACGACTGGCCCTCAGGACCCAGGCGTACGGGATCATGCAGGCGGCGACCACGGCGGCGGTGGTGGCGGGCGGCGGCCGCTCGATGCTGCTGACGAACAGGGCCCAACGCCTGGCGAGGGAGGCCCTGTTCCTGATGGTCCAGGGCCAGACGGCGGAGTCACGGACAGCACATCTCGACGCCCTGGCCCCTCAGCCGGCGAACGGCACCTGA
- a CDS encoding YciI family protein: MQHYLLSVVQPVGGQPPAPDELAEIMHRVQAFNDELREAGVWVFSGGLHGPETATVLRPKDGDVLITDGPYAEGKEYLGGLCLIRSADLDEALEWGRKAALATTLPIEVRPFMGTH, from the coding sequence ATGCAGCACTACCTGCTCAGCGTGGTCCAGCCGGTCGGCGGACAGCCGCCCGCCCCCGACGAGCTGGCCGAGATCATGCACCGTGTCCAGGCCTTCAACGACGAACTGCGCGAGGCCGGCGTCTGGGTCTTCTCCGGCGGGCTGCACGGCCCGGAGACGGCCACCGTGCTGCGCCCGAAGGACGGCGACGTGCTCATCACCGACGGGCCGTACGCCGAGGGCAAGGAGTACCTCGGCGGACTGTGTCTGATCCGGTCCGCCGACCTCGACGAGGCCCTGGAATGGGGCCGCAAGGCCGCCCTGGCCACCACCCTCCCCATCGAGGTGCGCCCCTTCATGGGCACGCACTGA